One segment of Tepidimicrobium xylanilyticum DNA contains the following:
- a CDS encoding ABC transporter permease, producing the protein MTKKLQSITNRMSSYVAIVGILILWQVLSSMEIIPKFMLPSPLDVVEAFILDFPLLMNHAKTTLLEAFFGLAIGISLGFMVAIIMDRFNFIYKAVYPILVITQTIPTVAIAPLLVLWLGYGMAPKITLIVIVTFFPITISLLDGFKSVDSDAIQLLRSMNASDMQIFKHIKLPSSIPHFFAGLRISVSYSVVGAVISEWLGGFNGLGVYMTRVKKSYSFDKMFAVILLISVISLALMKGVSLLEKISMPWARSENE; encoded by the coding sequence TTGACCAAAAAGTTGCAAAGCATTACAAATAGGATGTCATCTTATGTAGCAATAGTAGGCATACTTATTTTATGGCAGGTTTTGTCCAGTATGGAGATTATACCAAAGTTTATGCTGCCATCTCCTTTGGATGTTGTAGAGGCTTTTATATTAGATTTTCCTCTTCTAATGAACCATGCAAAAACTACATTATTAGAAGCCTTTTTTGGACTTGCTATTGGCATATCATTGGGATTCATGGTTGCTATAATTATGGATAGGTTTAATTTCATTTATAAGGCTGTATATCCAATATTGGTTATTACTCAAACTATACCAACTGTTGCAATTGCACCTTTGCTAGTTTTGTGGTTAGGCTATGGTATGGCTCCAAAGATTACATTGATTGTGATTGTGACATTTTTCCCTATTACTATTAGTTTATTAGACGGTTTTAAATCGGTAGATTCTGATGCTATACAATTACTGAGATCTATGAATGCTTCCGATATGCAAATATTTAAGCATATAAAATTGCCAAGTTCTATACCTCATTTCTTTGCTGGTTTAAGAATTTCTGTTTCTTATTCTGTAGTGGGGGCAGTTATTTCAGAATGGCTTGGTGGTTTCAATGGACTAGGCGTGTATATGACAAGAGTTAAAAAATCCTATTCTTTTGATAAAATGTTTGCTGTAATTTTACTCATATCAGTTATTAGTTTAGCCTTGATGAAGGGGGTAAGCTTATTAGAAAAAATAAGTATGCCATGGGCTAGAAGTGAAAATGAATAA
- a CDS encoding CotH kinase family protein — protein MKKWSRSIYLSIFIIVLILIIKVNINDEPNQISKHIPIRRENCICSLDNNLPIIVIDTNGQKIEAKKDYIETTINDRTMKIHYKSPKYQAKLKLYEPIDGYTCICKEGSPTLETDILINVRGQSSLLNPKKQYTINFIDESGHENHLEILGLPKHDKWVLNGSYGDRSLIRNYLAYKMSAQVMEYVPRTCFVEVYLNDDLSNEITYESHYLGVYILTEKIERGEKRINIKKNDDKYADISFIIARDKIKMGDPVLKTHWSQLEDDYIIDEYGNIRMRTVITVIYPGASTLTPELEERIVNYLNEFEYVLKSNYFNDRRLGYRRYIDVDSFVNFAMINEIFKNFDGGDVSTYFYKDIGGLMKAGPIWDFDLTLGNTTYESANEPTGFRMINTLWFDRLFQDPYFADRYRKVLYPYYRKTIWTTVDIDEGFNRGNVTEIKQGEQIVQLLDYIYKSGCIGAIIYSWQDDWSKTTAFNLMEDYSDESSSTYWYDVQASDESFGLMAFRPKGKGYGILIDGHFSDWDNINPISKNYDIRVTSDTSYFYLYFKKEGLSLTNDTIYIGLDITPFSGSKYWENKVEFPMPVDFILELKGYNESRIVVHERYNIFNYLYKYYSNIIEKQENPPDIDSNIFSAIYLLNRKNFYFRETNTVIPPVYYETGKLVYGNANPNSSEYNSLADFNKEGDAIEIRIPWMLINIKNPLKRLAQGDFYSKGLDSQVFIKNIGLSICYEGKNYRFTTEKITYKIPSFKNIKYDQILKKSYYIIMDYWKDN, from the coding sequence ATGAAAAAATGGAGTAGGTCTATTTATTTATCCATATTCATTATTGTGCTTATCCTTATTATTAAAGTTAATATAAATGATGAACCAAATCAGATTTCAAAGCATATACCAATAAGAAGGGAAAATTGTATTTGCTCTTTAGATAATAACTTACCTATTATTGTAATAGATACTAATGGACAAAAAATTGAGGCAAAAAAAGATTATATTGAAACCACAATCAATGATCGAACCATGAAAATACATTATAAGTCCCCTAAATACCAGGCAAAATTGAAACTCTATGAGCCTATAGATGGATATACATGTATTTGTAAGGAGGGGAGCCCTACTTTAGAAACGGATATATTGATCAATGTAAGAGGTCAATCTTCCCTATTAAATCCAAAAAAGCAATATACCATTAACTTCATAGATGAAAGTGGCCATGAAAACCATCTTGAGATACTAGGTCTTCCAAAGCACGATAAATGGGTATTGAATGGTTCTTATGGTGATAGAAGTTTAATAAGAAATTATTTAGCATATAAAATGTCTGCACAGGTGATGGAATACGTACCTAGAACCTGTTTTGTAGAAGTATATTTAAACGATGATTTAAGTAATGAAATAACCTATGAAAGCCATTATTTAGGGGTTTATATCCTTACGGAAAAAATTGAAAGAGGGGAAAAAAGGATTAATATCAAAAAGAATGATGATAAATATGCAGACATTAGTTTCATCATAGCTAGAGATAAAATAAAAATGGGGGATCCTGTCCTAAAGACTCATTGGAGTCAATTGGAAGATGACTATATAATTGATGAATATGGGAATATTCGTATGAGAACAGTCATTACAGTCATCTATCCGGGAGCTTCAACCCTAACACCTGAACTCGAAGAAAGAATAGTAAATTATCTTAATGAATTTGAATATGTTTTAAAATCCAATTACTTTAATGACAGAAGGCTTGGTTATAGAAGATATATTGATGTTGATTCCTTTGTAAACTTCGCTATGATAAATGAGATTTTTAAAAATTTTGATGGTGGCGATGTGAGCACTTATTTTTACAAGGATATAGGAGGATTGATGAAAGCTGGTCCAATATGGGACTTTGATCTGACTCTTGGTAATACGACTTATGAAAGTGCAAACGAACCAACGGGATTCAGAATGATCAATACTTTATGGTTTGATAGATTGTTTCAAGATCCATATTTTGCGGATAGGTATAGAAAAGTTCTCTATCCTTATTATAGGAAGACCATTTGGACTACGGTGGATATTGATGAAGGGTTTAACAGGGGAAATGTCACAGAAATTAAACAGGGCGAACAAATAGTCCAGCTATTAGACTATATTTACAAATCAGGATGTATTGGAGCAATAATATATAGTTGGCAGGATGATTGGAGTAAGACAACAGCTTTTAACTTAATGGAAGATTATTCAGATGAAAGTTCTTCTACTTATTGGTATGATGTGCAGGCAAGCGATGAAAGTTTTGGACTTATGGCTTTTAGACCAAAGGGGAAGGGGTATGGGATCTTGATAGATGGTCACTTTAGCGACTGGGATAACATTAACCCCATATCCAAGAACTACGATATCAGAGTAACATCGGATACGTCATACTTCTATTTATATTTTAAGAAGGAAGGTTTATCGTTAACCAATGACACAATCTACATAGGGTTGGATATAACGCCCTTTAGTGGGTCTAAATATTGGGAGAATAAGGTTGAATTTCCTATGCCTGTAGATTTCATTTTGGAATTAAAAGGGTATAATGAATCTCGAATTGTAGTTCATGAAAGATATAATATTTTTAACTATTTATATAAATATTATTCTAACATAATTGAGAAACAAGAAAACCCTCCAGATATAGATAGTAATATATTTTCAGCAATATATTTACTTAATAGAAAAAATTTTTATTTTAGGGAAACCAATACTGTAATACCTCCAGTATACTATGAAACTGGGAAATTAGTTTATGGCAATGCAAACCCGAATAGCAGTGAATACAATTCTTTAGCTGATTTTAACAAAGAGGGGGATGCAATAGAAATTAGAATACCATGGATGCTAATAAATATAAAAAACCCATTAAAAAGGCTGGCTCAAGGGGATTTTTATAGCAAGGGATTAGATAGCCAAGTTTTCATTAAAAATATTGGATTATCCATTTGTTATGAAGGAAAAAATTACAGGTTCACTACCGAGAAGATAACCTATAAAATACCAAGCTTTAAAAATATAAAATATGACCAAATATTAAAAAAATCATATTATATCATCATGGATTATTGGAAAGATAATTAA
- a CDS encoding HEAT repeat domain-containing protein — protein MTVYVIYITFIIFVILLILVGLYFLILLRYQKVQSKKINEMVANIRDIMERHLSYEKLNHIPKEELEYLKKIASNKIGLQGLLICFKDYVEKNGFHEKAREYANEIVSYQTLLNNRIVRNKYRQSYILYLLAEFGINTEEVKEFAINSLNKRSIYVRNNALRVIQNASSVPLVLEALDVIDNNEYYFNDRILVDFLDGFMGNRISLNRHLLNNMDKYSNRVKRLIIEYFFNNHVDDQDIKLKILHYLSNSEDKELLIASTKYFGKISDDRAITYILNHLNSSHWELRAISAKVLGKYKREDVKLKLLESLTDKNYTVRYNSVFSYMDMEEENALMNSVNNMEDVFAKQMLVYAMQSRNIISFEDYPVILEGLEEGVSLEW, from the coding sequence ATGACCGTATATGTAATATATATTACCTTTATTATATTCGTTATTCTCTTAATACTAGTGGGCCTATACTTTTTGATTCTGCTGAGGTATCAAAAAGTTCAAAGTAAAAAAATAAATGAAATGGTTGCCAATATAAGAGATATAATGGAAAGGCACCTTAGTTATGAAAAACTTAACCATATTCCCAAGGAAGAACTAGAATATTTGAAGAAAATTGCCTCTAATAAAATAGGGTTACAAGGGCTTTTAATCTGTTTTAAGGACTATGTAGAGAAAAATGGCTTCCATGAAAAGGCAAGGGAATATGCAAATGAAATAGTCAGCTATCAAACACTATTAAATAATAGGATTGTCCGGAATAAGTATAGGCAAAGCTATATACTTTATCTATTAGCAGAATTTGGAATAAATACGGAAGAAGTAAAAGAATTTGCCATAAATTCCTTAAATAAAAGATCTATATATGTTAGAAATAATGCTCTCAGGGTAATACAAAATGCTAGCAGTGTACCACTAGTTTTGGAAGCATTAGATGTAATAGATAATAATGAATACTATTTTAATGACAGGATTCTAGTAGATTTTTTAGACGGATTTATGGGCAATAGGATTTCATTAAATCGGCATCTTTTGAATAATATGGATAAGTATAGCAATAGAGTTAAAAGATTAATCATAGAATACTTCTTCAACAATCATGTTGATGACCAGGATATAAAATTAAAGATTCTTCATTATCTTTCAAATTCGGAGGATAAGGAGCTTTTGATAGCATCTACTAAGTATTTTGGGAAAATTTCCGATGATAGGGCAATAACTTATATTTTAAACCATCTGAATTCTTCTCATTGGGAGCTTAGGGCAATTAGTGCTAAAGTATTAGGCAAATATAAGAGGGAAGATGTAAAGCTTAAATTATTAGAATCATTAACTGATAAAAATTATACCGTTAGATATAATAGCGTATTTTCATATATGGATATGGAAGAGGAAAATGCTTTAATGAACTCAGTAAATAATATGGAGGATGTTTTTGCAAAACAGATGCTAGTCTATGCAATGCAGAGTAGAAATATTATTAGCTTTGAGGATTATCCAGTTATATTAGAAGGGTTAGAAGAAGGAGTGTCTTTAGAATGGTAG
- a CDS encoding polyphosphate polymerase domain-containing protein: MVVKSLSVKRYELKYPINFLQYMNISNTLKKVLLEDKHNGTTGYLVRSVYFDTYSDTDFYEKLNGIEYRKKIRLRTYSPDLPTVKLELKRKIGDNQEKKSLIISQEDAKELINLNYDVLNKYESETASMFYNIMKFNGLRPVVQVEYRRKAFIHPMNNIRVTLDNDIKSSETHFNMFSYSPILAPVEDYYFALLEIKYNNFLFKWITDLIGVYDLARQSYSKYMVSRGLFERYMA; encoded by the coding sequence ATGGTGGTTAAATCCCTATCAGTAAAAAGGTATGAACTGAAATATCCTATAAACTTCCTGCAATACATGAATATTTCCAATACATTAAAAAAAGTACTATTAGAAGATAAGCATAATGGTACTACTGGTTATTTAGTTCGTTCAGTATATTTTGACACTTATTCCGATACGGATTTTTATGAAAAATTAAACGGTATAGAATATAGAAAAAAGATTAGACTTAGAACCTATTCTCCAGATTTGCCTACAGTTAAGTTAGAGCTAAAGAGAAAGATAGGCGATAATCAGGAAAAAAAGTCTCTGATAATTTCTCAAGAAGATGCAAAGGAGCTAATAAATTTAAACTATGACGTATTAAATAAGTATGAATCGGAAACTGCATCTATGTTTTATAACATAATGAAATTTAATGGCTTAAGACCTGTTGTTCAGGTAGAGTATAGGAGGAAAGCATTCATACATCCGATGAACAATATAAGGGTAACATTGGATAATGATATAAAGTCTAGCGAAACGCATTTTAATATGTTTAGCTATTCACCTATTTTAGCACCAGTAGAGGATTATTATTTTGCATTGTTAGAAATTAAATATAATAATTTTTTATTTAAGTGGATTACGGATTTAATTGGGGTCTATGATCTTGCCCGACAATCCTATAGCAAATACATGGTATCAAGGGGGCTTTTTGAAAGGTATATGGCTTAA
- a CDS encoding alanine/glycine:cation symporter family protein yields MHALERIVSFVNGILWDYVLVIGLVGIGIFLSIMLGFPQIKKFGTAAKKVFGGIFNKEENKEGSMSSFQALATSIAAQIGTGNVAGVATAIASGGPGAVFWMWMSAIFGMATIFVEATLAQKYRETDVDGQLVGGPAYYIKNGLKSKGLATFFAIALIIALGFIGNMVQSNSIADAISRAFNIPNIAIGIAIAIIAGLIFIGGMSRIAKFAEMVVPVMAVIYILGTVTVLILFRSSIIPTLKSIIVGAFNPQAVLGGAVGIGIKQAVRYGVARGLFSNEAGMGSTPNSHAVADVEHPAEQGFSAMIAVFIDTILVCTATALVILVTGADKLGLAGVAVTQRGFGIAFGPIGERFLAICLTFFAFTTVIGWYYFGENNLRFLFKGKIAIRIYQVIVLIFIVLGSYQKVDLVWNVADMFNGIMVIPNLIALFLLYKESKNMLRDYDSQIAKGEKLYFNYEFEKQTNSRG; encoded by the coding sequence ATGCATGCTTTAGAAAGAATTGTTTCCTTTGTTAATGGTATTCTTTGGGATTATGTATTGGTTATTGGTTTAGTTGGCATAGGAATCTTTCTATCCATTATGTTAGGTTTTCCACAAATTAAAAAATTTGGAACAGCAGCAAAAAAGGTCTTTGGTGGTATTTTTAATAAAGAAGAAAATAAAGAAGGTAGTATGTCTTCTTTCCAAGCTTTAGCTACATCCATAGCTGCTCAAATTGGTACTGGTAATGTAGCTGGAGTAGCTACGGCTATTGCCTCAGGAGGGCCAGGTGCGGTATTTTGGATGTGGATGTCAGCCATCTTTGGAATGGCAACTATATTTGTAGAAGCAACCCTAGCACAAAAGTATCGTGAAACTGATGTTGATGGCCAGTTAGTAGGAGGACCAGCCTATTATATTAAGAATGGATTAAAATCCAAGGGATTAGCAACATTTTTTGCAATAGCCCTTATAATAGCTTTAGGCTTTATAGGAAATATGGTTCAATCTAACTCTATAGCAGATGCAATAAGTAGAGCGTTTAATATTCCAAATATAGCAATAGGAATAGCAATTGCAATTATAGCTGGTTTGATTTTTATAGGAGGAATGAGTAGGATTGCAAAATTTGCTGAAATGGTAGTTCCAGTTATGGCTGTAATATATATACTTGGTACTGTAACTGTTCTAATACTGTTTAGAAGTAGTATAATTCCAACTTTAAAATCTATAATTGTGGGAGCCTTTAATCCACAAGCAGTACTTGGTGGTGCTGTAGGCATAGGAATAAAACAAGCTGTTAGGTATGGGGTAGCTAGGGGACTTTTCTCAAATGAAGCTGGTATGGGATCAACTCCAAACTCCCATGCAGTAGCAGACGTTGAGCATCCGGCAGAACAAGGCTTTTCAGCAATGATTGCTGTATTTATAGACACTATTTTAGTATGTACTGCCACTGCTTTAGTTATATTAGTAACAGGAGCTGATAAATTAGGTCTTGCAGGTGTTGCTGTGACACAACGGGGTTTTGGTATTGCATTTGGACCAATTGGTGAAAGGTTTTTAGCAATATGTTTAACATTTTTTGCATTTACAACAGTAATAGGATGGTATTATTTTGGAGAAAATAATTTAAGATTTTTGTTTAAAGGGAAAATTGCAATTAGAATATATCAAGTCATTGTGTTAATTTTTATAGTATTAGGTTCATACCAAAAAGTTGATTTGGTATGGAATGTAGCGGATATGTTTAATGGTATAATGGTTATACCTAACTTAATTGCATTATTCTTATTATATAAAGAATCTAAAAATATGTTAAGGGATTATGATAGTCAAATAGCAAAAGGAGAAAAACTATATTTTAACTATGAATTTGAAAAGCAAACAAATTCAAGAGGATAA
- a CDS encoding DUF4956 domain-containing protein, whose product MKELLYNLLHGSSTIVTPMDALQNMVIALILGVVVCITYRITYSGVAYSSKFNTALMMLSLITTMVMNILGTSLALSLGMVGALSIVRFRTAIKDPRDTTYIFWAISIGMGAGSSNYYIVIIGTLFIAATSIAFSFSFKKDNKYLVIVRGTNECIEAVRAALFSIYRPCKLRAETVTDDYTEIVYQIKLNNKDQLIDYENIKNIEGVSFVNMVARDGETLG is encoded by the coding sequence ATGAAGGAGCTGTTATATAACCTATTACATGGCAGTTCAACTATTGTAACACCAATGGATGCCTTGCAAAATATGGTTATTGCCTTAATCCTTGGGGTTGTAGTTTGTATTACATACAGAATAACTTACAGCGGTGTAGCTTATAGCAGTAAATTCAACACAGCTTTAATGATGCTATCTTTAATTACTACAATGGTTATGAATATTTTAGGAACCAGCTTGGCCCTATCGTTAGGAATGGTTGGAGCCTTGTCTATAGTTAGATTCAGAACTGCTATAAAGGACCCAAGGGATACTACCTATATATTCTGGGCTATTTCCATAGGGATGGGTGCAGGTTCATCAAACTATTATATAGTAATTATCGGAACCTTATTTATTGCAGCTACTAGCATAGCATTCAGCTTTAGCTTTAAAAAGGATAACAAATATCTCGTCATAGTTAGGGGTACTAATGAATGCATAGAAGCTGTAAGGGCTGCATTGTTTTCTATATATAGGCCATGTAAGCTTAGGGCTGAAACTGTAACTGATGACTATACTGAAATAGTATATCAAATAAAATTGAATAATAAAGATCAGTTAATCGATTATGAGAACATTAAAAATATAGAAGGAGTTAGCTTTGTAAACATGGTAGCTCGGGATGGAGAGACCTTAGGATGA
- a CDS encoding ABC transporter ATP-binding protein, with translation MAKLSVNNISKSYDNKEIIKDISLEVNDGEIVCLLGVSGVGKTTLFNIISGLSIPDTGRVFLDSKDITGQTGYISYMLQKDLLLPYKTVLDNVSLPLILRGENKKIAGLKASKHFKVFGLDGSQDKYPHQLSGGMRQRAALLRTYLFSQQVALLDEPFSALDAITKRAMHSWYQNVMKKIKLSTLFITHDIDEAITLSNRIYIMAGKPGRIIEELKIEYQKPREEGFILSDEFIRYKKCILNVLHNS, from the coding sequence ATGGCAAAGCTTAGCGTGAACAATATATCCAAATCATATGATAATAAAGAGATAATCAAAGATATTTCATTGGAAGTAAATGATGGAGAAATAGTATGCCTATTAGGGGTTAGCGGTGTAGGGAAGACTACATTATTTAACATAATATCTGGTTTGTCGATCCCTGATACAGGAAGAGTTTTTTTGGATAGCAAAGATATTACAGGACAAACTGGATATATTAGTTATATGCTACAAAAGGACCTATTATTACCATATAAAACAGTCTTAGACAATGTATCCTTGCCACTTATTTTAAGAGGAGAAAATAAGAAAATAGCAGGTTTAAAGGCCTCGAAACATTTTAAGGTATTCGGATTAGATGGAAGCCAGGATAAATATCCTCATCAGTTATCTGGAGGGATGAGGCAAAGGGCAGCATTGCTTAGAACCTATTTATTTTCTCAGCAAGTTGCTTTGTTAGATGAGCCTTTTAGTGCTTTAGATGCTATAACTAAAAGAGCTATGCACAGTTGGTATCAAAATGTCATGAAAAAAATTAAATTGTCCACTTTATTTATTACTCATGATATAGATGAAGCAATTACTTTGTCTAATCGCATTTATATTATGGCTGGCAAGCCTGGACGAATAATCGAAGAGTTAAAAATAGAGTATCAAAAACCAAGGGAAGAAGGATTTATCTTAAGTGATGAGTTTATTCGTTATAAAAAATGCATATTGAACGTTCTGCATAATAGTTAA
- a CDS encoding ABC transporter substrate-binding protein has product MKKKLVILFCILIMITILVACQNENKEKITVVLDWTPNTNHTGLYVAQEKGYFEELGLDVEIVQPPEGGAESLVASGKAQFGISFQDMIAPAFASDNPLPVTAVAAIIQHNTSGIISIKGNGMETPKGMANKVYATWDMPIEKAIIKSVVEADGGDYNSIKMVPSTVTDVVTALNTDIDAVWVYYAWDGIAAKIKGLETDFFAFKDINPTLDYYSPILIGNNEYIEKNEEKTKAFLKAVSKGYEYAINNPEEAANILLNANPELDKKLVLESQKWLADQYKAEASQWGYINQVRWDNFYSWLWEEGLIEKEIPLGFGFTNDHLPD; this is encoded by the coding sequence ATGAAAAAGAAATTGGTAATATTATTTTGTATATTAATAATGATAACCATTTTAGTAGCTTGCCAAAATGAAAACAAAGAAAAAATAACTGTAGTGCTTGATTGGACGCCGAATACTAACCATACAGGACTATATGTAGCTCAAGAAAAGGGATATTTTGAAGAATTAGGCCTTGATGTGGAAATTGTTCAGCCTCCAGAAGGAGGTGCAGAAAGCCTTGTAGCATCTGGAAAAGCTCAGTTTGGAATATCCTTTCAGGATATGATAGCACCAGCATTTGCTTCGGACAATCCTCTTCCAGTAACTGCAGTGGCAGCTATAATCCAGCATAATACATCAGGGATTATATCTATTAAAGGCAATGGAATGGAAACTCCGAAAGGAATGGCTAATAAGGTTTATGCTACTTGGGACATGCCTATTGAAAAGGCAATAATAAAATCGGTAGTAGAGGCTGATGGTGGGGATTATAATTCCATAAAAATGGTTCCAAGCACCGTAACAGATGTTGTTACAGCCCTTAATACAGATATAGATGCAGTATGGGTCTACTACGCTTGGGATGGTATTGCAGCAAAGATAAAGGGCCTAGAGACAGATTTCTTTGCATTTAAAGATATTAATCCAACATTAGATTATTACAGTCCAATTTTAATAGGAAATAATGAATATATAGAGAAAAATGAAGAAAAAACTAAAGCCTTTCTTAAGGCAGTATCTAAAGGATATGAATATGCAATAAATAATCCTGAAGAAGCTGCTAATATACTGTTAAATGCTAATCCAGAGTTGGATAAGAAGTTGGTTCTGGAGAGTCAAAAATGGCTTGCAGATCAGTACAAAGCAGAGGCAAGCCAATGGGGTTATATTAATCAGGTTAGGTGGGATAATTTCTATTCCTGGTTATGGGAAGAAGGCCTTATTGAAAAGGAGATCCCATTAGGATTTGGATTTACTAATGACCATCTTCCCGACTAG
- a CDS encoding thiamine-binding protein yields the protein MNASVAIQVLPKVDTDELVCKIVDEVIEYIKSTGLSYHVGPFETTIEGEFEELMDIVKECQYIAIKSGCPSVMSYVKIHFKPEGGVLTIDQKVAKHYK from the coding sequence ATGAATGCAAGTGTTGCCATTCAAGTATTGCCAAAGGTAGATACAGATGAGTTGGTATGCAAAATTGTAGATGAGGTAATTGAATATATTAAAAGTACAGGATTATCTTATCATGTAGGGCCCTTCGAAACTACAATAGAAGGGGAATTTGAAGAGTTGATGGATATTGTGAAGGAATGTCAATATATTGCAATTAAATCAGGGTGTCCCTCTGTGATGTCCTATGTTAAGATACATTTTAAACCAGAAGGCGGTGTACTTACTATTGACCAAAAAGTTGCAAAGCATTACAAATAG
- a CDS encoding methyl-accepting chemotaxis protein: MVNGNFSNLLNTSSKLALKLIDSKYSGPWNIVGEKLYKGNHLIDENFFMIYEIKEIVDGEVTIFKEDTRIATTVTVDGKRQVGTKASPEVIEEVIKKGDEYSGKAEVLGMEYATKYVPLIDSKGQVVGMFFVGVPQGYIAKLIDNSIYNIIKGSIVLIVIATIFYNILIRMRIVKPLEMIKEYFELMASGDFTKEISYEYLNKKDEFGQISISLKNMQNSLKQIIFNIRERSNELGVDSVKLAATSEEMSAFAQELASTMQQIADGATSQAQDLTEITDSLIELTNNIEIIHRELQNVKTEMGKAEDKASIGKKEVDILVKSIEQIRKTFKLSIDKIGALTDSIKEISGITEIISDISEQTNLLALNAAIEAARAGEHGRGFAVVADEVRKLAEESKKSTERIADLVSSIIEDSHEVTYASQNARQAVKEQTKSVESAVKSFGDILASVENITALMNKTYSAIDKSVKSKDAIVKRVEQLSAVTEENSAATEELAASSEELTASSQDVATTAQNLNVLAEDLMEVISKFKV; encoded by the coding sequence TTGGTTAATGGTAATTTTTCAAATTTGTTAAATACTAGTTCAAAACTTGCTTTAAAGCTTATAGATTCTAAGTATAGTGGTCCTTGGAATATAGTAGGGGAAAAGCTATATAAAGGAAATCACCTGATAGATGAAAATTTTTTTATGATTTATGAAATAAAAGAAATAGTTGATGGCGAAGTTACTATTTTTAAAGAAGATACAAGAATAGCTACAACTGTTACAGTGGATGGGAAAAGGCAGGTAGGAACGAAAGCTTCTCCAGAAGTTATAGAGGAAGTAATTAAAAAGGGTGATGAATATAGTGGAAAAGCTGAAGTATTAGGTATGGAATATGCTACGAAATATGTACCTTTAATAGATAGCAAGGGACAAGTAGTGGGCATGTTCTTTGTAGGAGTTCCTCAAGGTTATATTGCTAAACTAATAGATAATTCAATCTACAACATTATAAAGGGCTCTATAGTGTTAATTGTAATTGCCACAATATTCTATAATATATTAATAAGAATGCGTATTGTTAAACCTTTGGAAATGATCAAGGAATATTTTGAATTAATGGCGTCAGGGGATTTTACAAAGGAAATATCATACGAATATCTAAATAAAAAGGATGAATTTGGACAGATATCCATTTCATTAAAAAACATGCAAAATTCTTTAAAGCAAATAATATTCAATATTAGGGAAAGATCAAACGAATTAGGTGTTGATTCAGTGAAATTAGCAGCAACATCAGAAGAAATGTCTGCTTTCGCCCAAGAATTAGCATCAACCATGCAACAGATAGCGGACGGTGCTACAAGCCAAGCACAAGATCTAACAGAAATTACGGATTCATTGATAGAATTAACCAATAACATAGAGATTATACACAGGGAACTTCAAAATGTAAAAACTGAGATGGGAAAGGCAGAAGACAAAGCCAGCATTGGTAAAAAGGAAGTGGACATTCTGGTGAAATCTATTGAACAAATAAGAAAAACCTTTAAATTATCCATAGATAAAATAGGAGCATTGACAGATTCCATAAAAGAAATCAGTGGTATTACTGAAATAATATCAGACATATCAGAACAGACGAATTTGCTGGCCCTCAATGCAGCTATAGAAGCAGCAAGGGCAGGAGAACATGGCAGAGGTTTTGCAGTAGTAGCTGATGAAGTACGAAAACTGGCAGAAGAATCGAAAAAGTCTACAGAAAGGATTGCAGATTTAGTTTCTTCAATTATTGAAGATAGTCATGAAGTGACCTATGCATCCCAAAATGCAAGACAAGCTGTAAAAGAGCAAACCAAATCCGTTGAAAGTGCTGTAAAATCCTTTGGAGACATTTTGGCATCCGTTGAAAATATTACAGCTCTAATGAATAAAACCTATAGTGCAATAGATAAAAGTGTAAAATCAAAGGATGCCATTGTGAAAAGAGTTGAGCAATTAAGTGCTGTAACAGAAGAAAATTCAGCAGCCACAGAAGAGTTGGCAGCATCATCAGAAGAACTTACTGCATCTTCACAGGATGTGGCAACAACTGCTCAAAATTTGAATGTTCTTGCAGAAGATTTAATGGAGGTTATCAGCAAGTTTAAGGTTTAG